Proteins encoded together in one Telopea speciosissima isolate NSW1024214 ecotype Mountain lineage chromosome 6, Tspe_v1, whole genome shotgun sequence window:
- the LOC122666001 gene encoding uncharacterized protein LOC122666001: MALRVVTLVALLATSSIILSYNGVYGGRTTLTMEEEDVELERQLKRMNKPAVKSIKTDNGETYDCVDFYKQPAFDNPLLKNHIPEMSSSVQRETPKEVFSGAEQPDLRLDGGGCPLGTVPIRRTTKEDLIRWKSYSKPSGNFHQFLNMAPGYKADDSQRTGCFNAICNGFIQVNREVPIGVAFPKTSTYGGEILDLATYLFQDHNSGNWWVSAGLNITNIGYWPRELFNSIKESAPVVGWRAEVYAPQGEKTPPMGTGRYRYRFPYDRYPDYKTTAYFRAVRVNGEDNIGRGPNDKSLQLVRDGKNCYVVHDFPYIDDHYRHTFFYGGSGC; this comes from the exons ATGGCGTTAAGGGTGGTCACGCTTGTAGCTTTGTTAGCAACTTCTTCAATCATTCTAAGTTACAATGGAGTTTACGGAGGAAGAACTACCCtcaccatggaagaagaagatgttgaGTTGGAGAGACAACTCAAACGTATGAACAAGCCTGCAGTCAAGAGTATCAAg ACGGATAATGGCGAAACATATGATTGTGTTGATTTCTACAAACAACCAGCCTTCGACAACCCATTACTCAAGAACCACATACCCGAG ATGAGTTCTTCGGTTCAAAGAGAGACTCCTAAAGAAGTTTTTTCTGGAGCAGAACAGCCTGATCTCCGACTCGATGGAGGGGGTTGCCCATTAGGAACAGTTCCAATTAGGAGGACGACAAAAGAAGATCTAATAAGGTGGAAATCCTACTCAAAACCTTCCGGAAATTTTCATCAATTCTTAAATATGGCCCCTGGTTACAAA GCAGATGACTCTCAAAGGACTGGCTGCTTCAATGCTATATGCAATGGTTTTATCCAAGTTAACAGAGAAGTACCCATTGGTGTAGCTTTTCCCAAAACTTCTACCTATGGTGGTGAAATACTTGACCTGGCAACCTATCTTTTCCAG GATCATAACAGTGGAAATTGGTGGGTATCAGCTGGACTAAACATCACTAATATTGGGTATTGGCCAAGAGAATTATTCAATAGTATAAAAGAATCCGCTCCTGTGGTTGGTTGGAGAGCGGAGGTTTATGCTCCCCAAGGTGAAAAAACTCCTCCAATGGGGACTGGACGGTATAGATATAGATTTCCATATGATCGTTATCCAGATTACAAAACTACTGCGTATTTCAGAGCAGTCCGAGTTAACGGAGAAGATAACATTGGAAGAGGTCCCAATGATAAGAGTCTTCAACTCGTCAGAGATGGTAAAAATTGCTATGTTGTGCACGATTTTCCCTACATTGATGACCATTATAGGCATACTTTCTTCTATGGGGGTTCAGGTTGCTAA
- the LOC122666002 gene encoding uncharacterized protein LOC122666002, whose protein sequence is MALRVVTLVALLATSSIILSYNRVYGGRTILTMEEEDVELERQLKRTNKPAVKSIKTDNGETYDCVDFDKQPAFDNPLLKNHIPEMSSSVQRETPKEVFSGAEQSDLQLDGGGCPLGTVPIRRTTKEDLIRWKSYSKPSGNFHQFLNMAPGYKYEGFALKDEDLKYHGGSMYMSIHNPPVFANQYSGAFMWVQGGQNQVQVGWHVNPRLYGDYKTHFFGYWTADDSQKTGCFNVICNGFIQVNRKIPIGRAFSKTSTYNGETIEMATYLFQDRGNWWVVVGENMSNVGYWPRELFNTIKESAPVVGWRGEIYALPGEKTPPMGTGRYSFAPYSGHPDSRTTAYFRAVRVSGEDYIRRGPNDKSLQAVRDGFNCYIVHDYPYIDDFFRHAFFYGGPLSDC, encoded by the exons ATGGCGTTAAGGGTGGTCACGCTTGTAGCTTTATTAGCAACTTCTTCAATCATTCTAAGTTACAATAGAGTTTATGGAGGAAGAACTATCCtcaccatggaagaagaagatgttgaGTTGGAGAGACAACTCAAACGTACGAACAAGCCTGCAGTCAAGAGTATCAAG ACAGATAATGGCGAAACATATGATTGTGTTGATTTCGACAAACAACCAGCCTTCGACAACCCATTACTCAAGAACCACATACCCGAG ATGAGTTCTTCGGTTCAAAGAGAGACTCCTAAAGAAGTTTTTTCTGGGGCAGAACAGTCTGATCTCCAACTCGATGGAGGGGGTTGCCCATTAGGAACAGTTCCAATTAGGAGGACGACAAAAGAAGATCTAATAAGGTGGAAATCCTACTCAAAACCTTCTGGAAATTTTCATCAATTCTTAAATATGGCCCCTGGTTACAAA TATGAAGGTTTTGCACTGAAAGATGAAGACTTGAAGTACCATGGAGGTTCAATGTACATGAGTATACACAATCCCCCAGTCTTCGCTAATCAATACAGTGGAGCTTTTATGTGGGTTCAAGGTGGACAAAACCAAGTACAAGTTGGATGGCAT GTGAATCCTAGGTTATATGGTGACTACAAGACCCATTTTTTTGGATATTGGACT GCAGATGACTCTCAAAAGACTGGCTGCTTCAATGTTATATGCAATGGTTTTATCCAAGTTAACAGAAAAATACCCATTGGTCGAGCTTTTTCTAAAACTTCTACCTATAATGGTGAAACAATTGAAATGGCAACCTATCTTTTCCAG GATCGTGGAAATTGGTGGGTAGTAGTTGGAGAAAATATGAGTAATGTTGGGTATTGGCCAAGAGAATTATTCAATACTATAAAAGAATCCGCTCCTGTGGTTGGTTGGAGAGGGGAGATTTATGCTCTCCCAGGTGAAAAAACTCCCCCAATGGGGACTGGACGGTATAGTTTCGCACCATATAGTGGTCATCCAGATAGCAGAACTACTGCGTATTTCAGAGCAGTCCGAGTTAGCGGAGAAGATTACATTAGAAGAGGTCCCAATGATAAGAGTCTTCAAGCCGTCAGAGATGGTTTCAATTGCTACATTGTGCATGATTATCCCTACATTGATGACTTTTTTAGGCATGCTTTCTTCTATGGGGGTCCTTTGTCAGATTGTTAA
- the LOC122666117 gene encoding dTDP-4-dehydrorhamnose reductase, which yields MDRKRVLVVGGTGYLGQHVLKAFSEMERKPYDLAFTHRSTPPQSLLDAISPSLAFPVDLQTGHGLESISSTFGQPHVVVNCAALSVPRVCEMDPAAAMATNVPSSLVKWLSSFGQSGSLLIHLSTDQVYEGLKSFYKEDDEAVPVNVYGKSKLAAEQFISSNCSNFVILRSSIIYGPQTISPVTKSLPIQWIDSVLCKGDKVEFFHDEFRCPVYVKDVVKTIVALTKRWISDCRQMQLVFNFGGPDRVSRLQMAEAVANVRGYNTSLIKPVSASSVNRGIISPADISMDISRLVQILNINPVPFQDGVRLTLDVGPP from the exons ATGGATCGGAAGAGAGTGTTAGTGGTGGGAGGGACAGGTTACCTGGGCCAACATGTGTTGAAAGCATTCTCAGAGATGGAAAGAAAGCCTTACGATCTCGCATTCACCCACCGCTCTACTCCCCCTCAGTCCTTGCTCGATGCCATTTCTCCATCTCTCGCTTTCCCTGTCGATCTACAGACTGGCCATGGGCTTGAATCCATCTCATCTACCTTCGGTCAG CCTCATGTGGTGGTCAATTGTGCTGCGCTCTCAGTACCTCGTGTATGTGAGATGGACCCTGCTGCTGCTATGGCTACCAATGTAccttcttctcttgtaaaaTGGCTTTCTAGTTTCGGCCAGAGTGGTAGTCTTCTGATCCATTTATCAACTGATCAAG TTTATGAAGGGCTTAAATCCTTCTACAAGGAAGATGATGAAGCTGTTCCTGTAAATGTCTATGGGAAATCAAAACTGGCAGCTGAGCAGTTTATTTCTTCCAATTGCTCGAACTTTGTGATTCTGAGAAGTAGTATTATCTATGGGCCTCAGACAATTTCACCTGTTACAAAATCTCTTCCAATTCAG TGGATTGATAGTGTCCTCTGTAAGGGAGACAAAGTAGAATTCTTTCATGATGAGTTCCGCTGTCCAGTTTATGTCAAGGATGTTGTGAAAACCATCGTAGCTCTGACTAAGAGGTGGATATCAG ATTGTAGGCAAATGCAATTAGTTTTCAATTTTGGTGGACCAGACAGGGTATCTCGTCTGCAAATGGCTGAAGCTGTTGCAAATGTCAGGGGATACAACACCTCATTGATCAAACCTGTTTCTGCATCATCG GTTAATCGTGGCATTATTTCACCCGCTGACATATCTATGGATATCAGCAGATTGGTTCAGATACTCAATATTAATCCTGTTCCATTCCAAGATGGTGTCAGATTGACTCTTGATGTTGGACCGCCTTGA